From the Gymnogyps californianus isolate 813 chromosome 2, ASM1813914v2, whole genome shotgun sequence genome, one window contains:
- the PCMTD1 gene encoding protein-L-isoaspartate O-methyltransferase domain-containing protein 1 isoform X3: MKILLKVGGILVMPIEDQISKGFTKLTQILRTGQNTWESKNILAVSFAPLVQPNRNDNGKHDTVGLPPCAVRNLQDLARIYIRRTLRNFINEEMKAKGIAQKPPPKRKRRRCRRRRINTYVFVGNQLIPQPLDSEEDERMEDDNKEEEDKDHSEALKPEEPPRNLLREKIMSLPLPESLKAYLTYYREK, encoded by the exons ATGAAAATTTTATTGAAAGTTGGAGGCATTTTAGTAATGCCTATAGAAGATCAG ATCTCAAAAGGCTTTACAAAG CTAACACAAATCTTGAGAACAGGACAGAACACGTGGGAAAGTAAAAATATCcttgctgtttcctttgctCCACTAGTGCAACCAAACAGAAATGACAACGGCAAACATGACACTGTAGGACTGC ctCCATGTGCTGTTAGGAATCTCCAGGACCTAGCTCGAATATATATCAGACGCACCCTTAGAAACTTCATAAATGAGGAGATGAAAGCCAAGGGTATTGCTCAGAAGCCTCCTCCAAAACGAAAACGCAGGAGATGTCGTAGACGCAGGATTAACACCTATGTGTTTGTTGGTAATCAGCTCATTCCTCAGCCTCTAGATAGTGAAGAAGACGAAAGAATGGAAGATGAtaacaaagaggaggaggataaaGATCACAGTGAGGCCTTGAAGCCAGAAGAGCCTCCTCGAAATCTgttgagagagaaaattatgAGTCTACCATTACCTGAATCTTTAAAAGCATACTTGACCTATTACAGAGAGAAATAA